In Lutra lutra chromosome 6, mLutLut1.2, whole genome shotgun sequence, the following are encoded in one genomic region:
- the ZNF292 gene encoding zinc finger protein 292 isoform X2 — MICNLESEGDEKSALVLCTAFLSRQLQQGDMYCAWELTLFWSKLQQRVEPSIQVYLERCRQLSLLTKTVYHIFFLIKVINSETEGAGLATCIELCVKALRLESTENTEVKISICKTISCLLPDDLEVKRACQLSEFLIEPTVDAYYAVEMLYNQPDQKYDEENLPIPNSLRCELLLVLKTQWPFDPEFWDWKTLKRQCLALMGEEASIVSSIDELNDSEVYEKVMDYQEEIKETSMNGLSGGIGANSGLLKDICDEKQKKREIKQLRERGFISARFRNWQAYMQYCVLCDKEFLGHRIVRHAQKHYKDGIYSCPICAKNFNSKETFVPHVTLHVKQSSKERLAAMKPLRRLGRPPKITTTNENQKTNAVTKQEQRPIKKNSLYSTDFIVFNDNDGSDDENDDKDKSYEPEVIPVQKPVPINEFNCPVTFCKKGFKYFKNLIAHVKGHKDNEDAKRFLEMQSKKVICQYCRRHFVSVTHLNDHLQMHCGSKPYICIQMKCKAGFNSYAELLTHRKEHQVFRAKCMFPKCGRIFSEAYLLYDHEAQHYNTYTCKFTGCGKVYRSQSELEKHLDDHSTPEKVLPPENQRTSSGDCVQPSKGNANAEVSFEKERSVLPSENNIENTLPTDGSDAWDKSKAESALTKQDQISASELRPADGPLSNGLENSVTTPLLQASEVAVSIKVSLNQGIEDNFGKQENSAVEGTSESLVTNLNTAGGDTCNDLCRPSFQERKQDCFNEAQITQSSLVNSETLKIGDLTPQNLERQVNNLMTFSVQNQAGFPNSLPASKFECGGNVKTSSNLYNLPLKTLESITFVPPQPNPSSSLGTPSVPPKAPVQKFSCQVEGCTRTYNSSQSIGKHMKTAHPDQYAAFKMQRKSKKGQKSNNLNTPNNGKFVYFLPSQVSSSNNAFFTPQTKANGNPTCSNQLQHVSPSIFPAHLTSVSAPLLPSVESVINPNISSQDKNEQGGGIICSQMENLSTTTLPAQMEDLTKTVLPLNIDSGSDPFLPLPAESSSMPLFPSPAESGANSVFSQLENNTNHFSSQIEGSANSSFLKGGNGENAVFPSQVSVANDFNSTSAQQSAPEKVKKDRGRGPNGKERKPKHNKRAKWPAIIRDGKFICSRCYRAFTNPRSLGGHLSKRSYCKPLDGAEIAQELLQNNGQPSLLASMILSTNAVNLQQPQQSTFNPEACFKDPSFLQLLAAENRSTFLPNTFPRTGVTSFSTSVSQEGSEIIKQALETAGIPSTFEGSEILSHVPAGCVPDAAQVNATVMPNPAVPALLQTVCHPNPLLTNQNRTPNSKTSSIEECNSLPVFPTNDLLLKTVENGLCSSSFPNSSGPSQNFTNNSSRVSVISGPQNTRSGHLNKKGNSASKRRKKVAPPLIAPNASQNLVTSDLTAMGLIAKSIEIPTSNLHSNVIPNCEPQGLVENLTQKLNSVDNQLFITDVKENFKTNLESHTVLAPLTLKTENGDSQMMALNSCTTSINSDLQISEDNVIQNFEKTLEIIKSAMNSQILEVKTGSHSVGETSQNAQVNYNIQLPSVNTVQNNKLPDSSQFSSFVGVMPAKSNIPPSEVLHKEDQIQEILEGLQKLKLENDLSTPAPQCVLINTSVTLTPTPVKPIPNVTVVQPVSEMISNIQFSDKVHKPFVCQNQGCNYSAMTKDALFKHYGKIHQYTPEMILEIKKNQLKFAPFKCVVPTCTKTFTRNSNLRAHCQLVHHFTTEEMVKLKIKRPYGRKSQSENLSAPRVTQVKRQLTMTEENKREFQPALDSGAVKENALSNEAVIPEKQLVEKKSPEKTENSLQVTTVTSEQCNSNSLTNIQTKGRKIRRHKKEKEEKKRKKPVSHSLEFPTRYSPYRPYRCVHQGCFAAFTIQQNLILHYQAVHKSDLPAFSAEVEEESEAGKESEEIETKQTVKEFRCQVSDCSRIFQAITGLIQHYMKLHEMTPEEIESMTASVDVGKFPCDQLECKSSFTTYLNYVVHLEADHGIGIRGSKTEEDGIYKCDCEGCDRIYATRSNLLRHIFNKHNDKHKAHLIRPRRLTPGQENISSKANQEKTKSKHRGTKHRSGKEGIKMPKTKRKKKNNLENKTAKIVQIEENKPYSLKRGKHVYSIKARNDALSECTSRFVTQYPCMIKGCTSVVTSESNIIRHYKCHKLSKAFTSQHRNLLIVFKRCCNSQLKDTSEQESDKNDVKNSDACVSESNDNSRTATVPQRENEKNEKDEMDELTELFITKLINEDNASVETQAHTSSNVSDDFQENNPCQSEKQKTSNLKRVNKEKNVSQNKKRKVEKAEPASAVELSSTHKEEETAVAIQTTEEHPASFDWSSFKPMGFEVSFLKFLEESAVKQKKNSDKDHPNSGNKKGSHSNSRKNIDKTAVTSGNHVCSCKESETFVQFANPSQLQCSDNVKIVLDKTLKDCTELVLKQLQEMKPTVSLKKLEVHSNDPDMSVIKEISMGKATGRGQY; from the coding sequence ACTGAAGGGGCTGGACTTGCCACCTGTATAGAATTATGTGTAAAAGCCCTTCGTTTGGAATCTACAGAAAATACTGAAGTGAAAATATCTATTTGCAAGACTATTTCATGCTTGTTGCCTGATGATCTGGAGGTTAAACGTGCTTGTCAGCTGAGTGAATTTCTTATTGAGCCTACAGTAGATGCATATTATGCTGTGGAGATGCTGTATAACCAGCCAGACCAGAAATATGATGAAGAGAATCTTCCAATACCAAATTCTCTACGTTGTGAGCTCCTACTTGTATTGAAAACTCAGTGGCCCTTTGATCCAGAATTCTGGGATTGGAAAACGTTAAAGCGACAGTGTCTTGCATTAATGGGGGAAGAAGCATCTATTGTGTCTTCAATAGACGAACTAAACGACAGTGAAGTTTATGAGAAAGTAATGGACTACCAGGAAGAGATTAAAGAAACTTCTATGAATGGACTTTCTGGTGGAATTGGTGCTAATTCTGGGCTTCTTAAAGACATCTGTGATgaaaagcagaagaagagagagataaaacaGTTAAGAGAGAGGGGATTTATTTCTGCTAGGTTTAGGAATTGGCAAGCCTACATGCAATATTGTGTGCTATGTGACAAAGAATTCCTTGGTCATAGAATAGTACGACATGCTCAAAAACATTACAAAGATGGGATTTACAGTTGCCCTATATGTGCAAAGAACTTCAATTCTAAAGAAACTTTTGTCCCTCATGTCACATTGCATGTTAAACAATCTAGTAAAGAGAGACTAGCAGCTATGAAACCATTAAGAAGATTGGGGAGGCCACCTAAGATCACAACTACCAACGAGAATCAGAAGACTAATGCTGTGACCAAGCAGGAACAGCGGCCTATAAAAAAGAATAGTCTCTATTCAACAGACTTCATAGTATTTAATGACAATGATGGTTCAGATGATGAGAATGATGACAAAGATAAATCTTACGAACCAGAAGTAATCCCAGTCCAAAAACCAGTACCTATTAATGAATTTAATTGCCCTGTAACTTTTTGTAAAAAGGgctttaagtactttaaaaatttaattgctcATGTAAAGGGGCATAAGGATAATGAAGATGCCAAGCGCTTTCttgaaatgcaaagcaaaaaagTTATTTGCCAGTACTGTAGACGGCATTTTGTAAGTGTTACTCATCTTAATGATCACCTACAAATGCACTGTGGCAGTAAACCATATATCTGTATACAGATGAAATGTAAGGCTGGTTTTAATAGTTACGCAGAGCTGTTAACACACCGAAAGGAACATCAAGTTTTTAGAGCAAAGTGTATGTTTCCTAAATGTGGCAGAATTTTTTCAGAAGCTTATTTACTGTATGATCATGAAGCACAGCATTATAATACCTATACTTGTAAGTTCACAGGTTGTGGTAAAGTTTATCGTTCTCAGAGTGAGCTAGAAAAGCATCTGGACGATCACAGTACTCCTGAAAAAGTGCTGCCTCCTGAAAACCAGCGTACTTCATCTGGAGATTGTGTTCAGCCTTCTAAAGGGAATGCGAACGCAGAAGTGAGCTTTGAGAAAGAGAGGTCTGTGCTTCCTTcagaaaacaatattgaaaacACCTTACCGACAGATGGAAGTGATGCTTGGGATAAAAGCAAAGCAGAATCAGCTCTGACCAAACAAGACCAGATTTCTGCATCAGAGCTCAGGCCAGCTGATGGACCATTGTCAAATGGTTTGGAGAACTCTGTGACTACTCCTCTGCTTCAGGCCAGTGAAGTAGCTGTGTCCATTAAAGTGTCCCTCAATCAGGGGATCGAGGATAACTTTGGAAAACAAGAAAACTCAGCTGTGGAAGGCACTAGTGAATCACTGGTCACAAACTTAAATACAGCAGGTGGAGATACTTGTAATGATTTGTGTCGTCCAAGTTttcaagaaagaaagcaggattgCTTTAATGAAGCCCAGATTACTCAGAGTTCTTTAGTAAATTCAGAAACCCTCAAAATAGGTGACCTTACCCCACAAAACTTAGAAAGACAAGTGAACAACCTAATGACCTTTTCTGTGCAAAATCAGGCAGGATTTCCAAACAGTTTACCAGCTTCCAAGTTTGAATGTGGAGGTAATGTCAAAACATCATCCAATCTTTATAATTTACCTCTTAAGACATTGGAAAGTATCACATTTGTTCCACCACAGCCCAACCCAAGTAGTTCTTTAGGAACTCCATCAGTGCCTCCAAAAGCGCCAGTTCAGAAATTCAGTTGCCAGGTCGAGGGATGTACTCGAACCTATAATTCTTCACAGAGTATTGGGAAACACATGAAGACAGCACACCCTGACCAGTATGCTGCATTTAAAATGCAGCGCAAAAGTAAAAAAGGTCAGAAATCTAACAACTTAAATACACCAAATAATggaaaatttgtttattttttgccatCACAGGTGAGCAGCTCTAACAATGCATTTTTTACACCACAGACCAAAGCCAACGGGAATCCTACTTGTTCAAATCAGTTGCAGCATGTCTCGCCTTCCATTTTTCCAGCTCATTTAACAAGTGTGTCAGCTCCACTGCTGCCCTCAGTGGAAAGTGtcataaatccaaatatatcttCTCAGGATAAAAATGAACAAGGTGGTGGTATTATATGTTCCCAGATGGAAAATTTATCTACTACTACCTTGCCAGCACAAATGGAAGATCTAACCAAAACAGTTTTGCCTTTGAATATTGACAGTGGTTCAGATCCTTTCCTTCCTCTACCTGCGGAAAGTAGTTCAATGCCTCTCTTCCCTTCACCAGCAGAGAGTGGGGCTAATTCTGTTTTTTCCCAACTGGAAAACAATACAAATCATTTTTCCTCACAGATTGAAGGAAGCGCTAATTCCTCCTTTTTAAAGGGAGGTAATGGTGAAAATGCAGTTTTTCCTTCACAAGTCAGTGTTGCAAATGACTTTAATAGCACCAGTGCCCAACAGTCTGcgcctgaaaaagttaaaaaagaccGTGGGCGGGGCCcaaatgggaaggaaagaaaacccaaGCACAACAAAAGGGCTAAATGGCCTGCAATTATCAGAGATGGGAAATTTATCTGTAGCAGATGTTACAGGGCTTTTACTAATCCCAGATCTCTGGGTGGACACTTATCTAAGCGATCTTACTGTAAACCACTGGATGGAGCAGAAATTGCTCAAGAACTTCTACAGAATAATGGACAGCCTTCTCTTCTTGCCAGCATGATTCTCTCCACAAATGCAGTAAATTTGCAGCAGCCGCAGCAGTCTACCTTCAATCCAGAAGCATGTTTTAAAGATCCATCATTTCTGCAACTTCTTGCTGCTGAAAATCGCTCAACATTTTTACCAAATACATTTCCTCGGACTGGTGTGACTAGCTTTAGTACCAGTGTTAGCCAAGAAGGAAGTGAAATTATTAAACAGGCTTTGGAAACTGCTGGCATTCCCAGTACATTTGAGGGTTCTGAAATCCTTTCTCATGTTCCAGCAGGTTGTGTTCCAGATGCAGCACAAGTAAATGCAACAGTGATGCCAAATCCAGCTGTACCAGCCCTGTTGCAGACTGTATGCCACCCAAACCCCCTGCTGACAAACCAGAATAGGACACCAAACTCCAAAACTTCCTCCATTGAGGAATGCAACAGTTTGCCCGTTTTCCCAACAAATGACTTACTACTGAAGACTGTTGAAAATGGTTTGTGTTCTAGTTCATTCCCTAATTCTAGTGGGCCATCACAAAATTTTACCAATAACAGTTCACGTGTTTCAGTTATAAGTGGTCCTCAGAACACGAGGTCTggtcatttaaataaaaagggaaacagtgcttcaaagagaaggaagaaagttgCTCCTCCCCTAATTGCACCTAATGCTTCCCAAAACTTGGTAACAAGTGACTTAACAGCAATGGGACTTATAGCAAAGAGTATTGAGATACCAACTAGTAACCTCCATTCAAATGTAATTCCAAATTGTGAGCCTCAGGGTTTGGTGGAAAACCTAACACAGAAATTAAATAGTGTTGACAATCAGTTATTTATTACTGATgtgaaagaaaactttaaaaccaaTCTTGAGTCCCATACAGTGTTAGCGCCTTTaacattaaaaactgaaaatggtgATTCCCAAATGATGGCTTTGAATTCGTGCACAACTTCAATAAATTCTGATTTGCAGATTTCTGAAGACAATGTTATACAAAACTTTGAAAAGACTCTTGAAATTATTAAAAGTGCTATGAATTCTCAAATACTTGAGGTAAAAACTGGATCTCACAGTGTTGGTGAAACGTCACAGAATGCTCAAGTAAATTACAACATTCAGCTTCCTTCAGTAAACACTGTACAAAATAACAAGTTACCTGATTCTTCTCAGTTTTCCTCCTTCGTAGGTGTCATGCCAGCAAAAAGTAACATTCCTCCATCTGAAGTATTACATAAGGAGGATCAAATACAGGAAATTTTAGAAGGCTTGCAGAAATTGAAATTAGAAAATGACTTGTCCACTCCAGCACCCCAGTGTGTACTAATAAATACATCAGTGACACTCACTCCCACTCCTGTTAAACCAATTCCAAATGTCACAGTTGTTCAGCCAGTTTCTGAAATGATAAGCAATATTCAGTTTAGTGACAAAGTTCATAAACCTTTCGTGTGTCAAAACCAAGGCTGTAATTACAGTGCTATGACAAAGGATGCTTTATTTAAGCACTATGGTAAGATTCATCAGTACACTCCAGAGATGATTCTTGAAATTAAGAAGAATCAGTTGAAATTTGCTCCATTTAAATGTGTAGTACCTACCTGTACAAAAACATTTACAAGAAATTCTAATCTCCGGGCACACTGCCAGTTGGTCCATCATTTTACAACAGAAGAAAtggtaaagttaaaaataaaaaggccttATGGAAGAAAATCTCAGAGTGAAAATTTGTCAGCCCCACGAGTTACACAAGTAAAAAGACAGCTAACTAtgacagaggaaaataaaagggaattccAGCCTGCTTTAGATTCGGGAGCAGTGAAGGAGAATGCCCTCAGTAATGAAGCAGTGATCCCAGAAAAACAacttgtagaaaaaaaaagtcctgaaaaaacagaaaattcctTACAGGTGACCACAGTTACTTCAGAACAATGTAATTCAAATTCTCTCACAAATATACAAACCAAAGGACGAAAAATTAggagacataaaaaagaaaaggaggagaaaaaacgCAAGAAGCCGGTTTCTCACTCTCTTGAGTTTCCAACAAGATACAGCCCCTACAGACCTTATCGATGTGTTCACCAGGGTTGCTTTGCTGCTTTTACTATACAGCAAAACTTAATTCTGCATTACCAGGCTGTACACAAGTCAGATCTACCTGCATTTTCTGCAGAGGTTGAAGAAGAAAGTGAAGCTGgtaaagaaagtgaagaaattgAAACCAAACAGACTGTGAAAGAATTTCGGTGTCAGGTGAGTGACTGTTCTCGAATTTTCCAAGCAATTACTGGCCTGATACAACACTACATGAAACTTCATGAAATGACTCCTGAGGAAATTGAAAGTATGACTGCTTCTGTGGATGTTGGGAAATTTCCATGTGACCAGTTAGAATGTAAGTCTTCATTTACCACATATTTGAACTATGTTGTTCATCTTGAGGCAGATCATGGAATTGGAATCAGGGGAAGTAAAACTGAAGAAGATGGCATATACAAATGTGACTGTGAAGGCTGTGACCGTATATATGCAACTCGGTCAAATCTCCTCCGacacatttttaataagcataatGACAAACATAAAGCTCATTTGATTCGGCCAAGAAGATTAACACCCGGTCAGGAAAATATATCAAGcaaagcaaaccaagaaaaaacaaaatctaagcaTCGGGGGACAAAACACAGAtctggaaaggaaggaataaaaatgcCTAAGAcaaaacgaaagaaaaaaaataatttagaaaataagacgGCTAAAATTGTGCAGATCGAAGAAAATAAGCCTTATTCTCTGAAACGTGGAAAGCACGTATATTCTATAAAGGCTAGAAATGATGCCTTATCTGAGTGTACGAgcagatttgtgacccagtatccATGTATGATAAAAGGGTGCACATCAGTTGTTACAAGTGAAAGCAATATAATAAGACATTATAAATGCCATAAATTATCAAAGGCATTTACATCACAACACCGTAATCTTCTCATTGTCTTCAAACGGTGTTGCAACTCACAACTAAAGGACACTTCTGAGCAAGAAAGTGATAAGAATGATGTGAAAAATTCTGATGCCTGTGTATCAGAGAGTAATGATAACTCCAGAACAGCTACAGTTCCccagagggaaaatgaaaaaaatgaaaaagatgaaatggATGAGCTAACAGAattatttattacaaaattaataaatgaagacaATGCAAGTGTGGAGACCCAAGCTCATACCTCTTCAAATGTAAGTGATGATTTTCAGGAAAATAACCCCTGccagtcagaaaaacaaaaaacaagtaatttgaagagagttaataaagaaaaaaatgtctcccaaaataaaaagagaaaagttgaaaaagCAGAACCAGCATCAGCAGTTGAGTTAAGTAGTACgcataaagaagaagaaactgcTGTTGCCATTCAAACTACAGAGGAGCATCCTGCATCTTTTGACTGGAGCTCATTTAAACCGATGGGATTTGAAGTATCATTTCTGAAGTTTCTTGAGGAGTCTGcagtgaagcagaagaaaaattctgACAAAGACCATCCAAATAGTGGAAATAAGAAAGGATCCCattcaaattcaagaaaaaatattgataagACTGCTGTGACTAGTGGAAATCATGTATGTTCTTGTAAAGAAAGTGAAACCTTTGTACAGTTTGCCAATCCATCACAGCTTCAGTGCAGTGATAATGTAAAAATTGTTTTAGACAAGACTCTTAAAGATTGCACTGAACTTGTGTTAAAACAACTTCAGGAAATGAAACCTACCGTCAGTCTGAAAAAACTTGAAGTACATTCAAATGATCCAGATATGTCTGTTATAAAAGAAATTAGTATGGGTAAAGCTACAGGTAGAGGGCAGTACTGA